In the Chloroflexia bacterium SDU3-3 genome, one interval contains:
- a CDS encoding undecaprenyl/decaprenyl-phosphate alpha-N-acetylglucosaminyl 1-phosphate transferase: MNGSHALALVAIFFLSLITTAMAIPPVIRLCQRRGWVAAPGGRRLHARPTPTIGGIAMFEGFAVAMLATFALDMAGVIERSSFETERIFLALLGSALLFGVMWVDDVVELAPKPKLAAQIAAALIAVGPFLWDHSRAPDAAGALTEAHGVVLTAFNAPFVGQVSLWNISPWLAIGATVFWIIGMSNTVNLVDGLDGLAAGVSLIAALVLSIKAIVLGQLTVALLPLAIAGACLGFLVFNFPPARIFMGDTGAHLLGFALAVSAIMGGAKLATALLVLGVPILDVAWLIVSRTLGGQGVAHAGRDHLHYRLLDLGYTPRQIVLFYYTLSASFGMLGIAVTPLVVKLIALLFLAAIVGFVLLYISRRTNLAAKEAAGAQQPKKP, encoded by the coding sequence ATGAATGGCTCCCATGCCCTCGCCTTGGTCGCTATCTTCTTCCTCTCCCTGATCACCACCGCAATGGCCATACCGCCCGTCATCCGCCTCTGCCAGCGGCGTGGCTGGGTTGCCGCGCCCGGCGGGCGCAGGCTGCACGCGCGCCCCACGCCCACCATCGGCGGGATCGCCATGTTCGAGGGCTTCGCCGTGGCCATGCTCGCCACCTTCGCCCTGGACATGGCGGGCGTGATCGAGCGCTCGTCGTTCGAGACCGAGCGTATCTTCCTGGCGCTGCTGGGCAGCGCGCTGCTGTTCGGCGTGATGTGGGTGGACGACGTGGTGGAGCTGGCCCCCAAGCCCAAGCTGGCCGCCCAGATCGCCGCCGCCCTGATCGCTGTCGGCCCGTTTCTCTGGGACCACTCGCGCGCGCCCGACGCGGCAGGCGCGCTCACCGAGGCGCACGGCGTGGTGCTGACCGCATTCAACGCGCCCTTTGTGGGCCAGGTCAGCCTGTGGAACATCAGCCCGTGGCTGGCGATCGGCGCGACCGTGTTCTGGATCATCGGCATGAGCAACACGGTCAACCTGGTGGATGGGCTGGATGGCCTGGCCGCCGGGGTCTCGCTGATCGCCGCGCTGGTGCTGAGCATCAAGGCCATCGTGCTGGGCCAGCTGACGGTGGCGCTGCTGCCGCTGGCGATCGCCGGTGCATGCCTTGGCTTCCTGGTCTTCAACTTCCCGCCCGCCCGCATCTTCATGGGCGACACTGGGGCACACCTGCTGGGCTTCGCGCTGGCGGTGAGCGCGATCATGGGCGGGGCCAAGCTGGCCACCGCGCTGCTGGTGCTGGGCGTGCCCATCCTGGATGTGGCCTGGCTGATCGTCTCGCGCACGCTGGGGGGGCAGGGCGTGGCCCACGCGGGCCGCGACCACCTGCACTACCGGCTGCTGGATCTGGGCTACACGCCGCGCCAGATCGTGCTGTTCTACTACACGCTCAGCGCCAGCTTTGGCATGCTGGGCATCGCTGTCACGCCGCTGGTGGTGAAGCTGATCGCGCTGCTCTTCCTAGCCGCGATCGTCGGCTTTGTGCTGCTCTATATCTCGCGCCGCACCAATCTGGCCGCCAAAGAGGCCGCTGGCGCGCAGCAGCCCAAGAAGCCCTAG
- the gyrA gene encoding DNA gyrase subunit A: protein MEIGIVRPRNITEEMRTAYLDYAMSVIISRALPDVRDGLKPVQRRILYGMWDMGVRHNQPYKKCARIVGDVMGKMHPHGDASVYDALARLAQPWNMRYMFVDGQGNFGSVDGDMPAAMRYTEARMSAIAEEMLFDLDKNTVDFGDNFDGTFREPRVLPARLPNLLLNGAAGIAVGMATNIPPHNLGEVCDALMMLIDNPEVTIEELVKVIPGPDFPTAGLILGTEGIMNAYSTGKGHITLRAKAHIEEAARGAYNIVVTELPYQVNKARLGERIAELAKERKIEGIRDVRDESDRTGMRFVIILKQDAQPKKVLNALYKHTQMQTTFGVNMLALVENGLQPRVLSLKRMLQEYVDHRQNVLRRRTEYELERARARAHVLEGLKIALDNLDEVISTIRNSRTRDSARNNLMSNFKLSEIQVNAILDLPLGRLAALERKKIEDEYREILKQIAEFEDILAHPQRILVMIKDDLKYLRDKYGDARRTRIIPDATGDVSDEDLIPDVKVLVTVTERGYIKRILADTYRTQRRGGRGIKGMETREQDVVRHILGCSTMDDLLFFTDRGKVYQLKAHEVPDAGRTAKGLPLVNLISLEPGEQVTSMLAVSNFDDGEYLVMATVKGKIKRTLLKEYSQVRSNGLIAIGLEDGDLLGWVAMSQGNEDILITTVKGQTIRFTQEQVRPMGRPASGVIGVNLSDGDRCVDMGLVQPGAALLVVTANGFGKRTLLDEYPAKGRATGGVITIKLRPGDEVAAARVVTDDSLLTFISASGIVMRTTVDGISTLGRLTQGVTIVNLRGSDRVASLSVEAAGEDEVPSQNVLISMDGDGLI from the coding sequence ATGGAGATCGGGATCGTTCGGCCTCGCAACATCACCGAAGAGATGCGGACGGCCTACCTAGACTACGCGATGAGCGTAATTATCTCGCGTGCCCTGCCCGATGTGCGCGACGGCCTCAAGCCCGTGCAGCGGCGCATCCTCTACGGCATGTGGGATATGGGCGTGCGACATAACCAGCCATATAAGAAGTGCGCCCGTATCGTCGGCGATGTGATGGGTAAGATGCACCCCCACGGCGACGCATCGGTCTACGACGCGCTGGCCCGCCTGGCCCAGCCATGGAACATGCGCTACATGTTCGTGGACGGCCAGGGCAACTTCGGCAGCGTGGATGGCGATATGCCCGCCGCCATGCGCTATACCGAGGCCCGCATGTCGGCGATCGCCGAGGAGATGCTGTTCGACCTCGACAAAAACACGGTCGACTTCGGCGACAACTTCGACGGCACCTTCCGCGAGCCGCGGGTGCTGCCCGCGCGGCTGCCCAACCTGCTGCTGAACGGCGCGGCGGGCATCGCCGTGGGTATGGCCACCAACATCCCGCCCCACAACCTGGGCGAGGTCTGCGATGCGCTGATGATGCTGATCGACAACCCCGAGGTGACGATCGAGGAGCTGGTGAAGGTCATCCCCGGCCCCGATTTCCCCACCGCCGGCCTCATCCTGGGCACCGAGGGCATCATGAACGCCTACTCGACGGGCAAGGGCCACATCACCCTGCGCGCCAAGGCCCATATCGAGGAGGCGGCGCGTGGCGCGTACAACATCGTCGTCACCGAGCTGCCCTACCAGGTGAACAAGGCCCGCCTGGGCGAGCGCATCGCCGAGCTGGCCAAAGAGCGCAAAATCGAGGGCATCCGCGATGTGCGCGACGAGTCCGACCGCACCGGCATGCGCTTCGTGATCATCCTCAAGCAGGATGCCCAGCCCAAGAAGGTGCTGAACGCGCTCTACAAGCACACCCAGATGCAGACGACATTCGGCGTGAACATGCTGGCCCTGGTCGAAAATGGCCTGCAGCCGCGCGTGCTCTCGCTGAAGCGCATGCTCCAAGAGTATGTAGACCACCGCCAGAATGTGCTGCGCCGCCGCACCGAGTACGAGCTGGAGCGCGCCCGCGCCCGCGCCCACGTGTTGGAGGGCCTGAAGATCGCGCTCGACAACCTCGACGAGGTGATCTCGACCATCCGCAACTCGCGCACCCGCGACTCGGCCCGCAACAACCTGATGAGCAACTTCAAGCTCTCCGAGATCCAGGTGAACGCCATCCTCGATCTGCCGCTTGGCCGCCTAGCCGCGCTGGAGCGCAAGAAGATCGAGGACGAGTACCGCGAGATACTCAAGCAGATCGCCGAGTTTGAGGACATCCTGGCCCACCCGCAGCGCATTCTGGTGATGATCAAGGACGACCTGAAGTACCTGAGGGACAAGTACGGCGACGCCCGCCGCACCCGGATCATCCCCGACGCCACCGGCGATGTCAGCGACGAGGACCTCATCCCTGATGTGAAGGTGCTGGTCACCGTGACCGAGCGCGGCTACATCAAGCGGATCCTGGCCGACACCTACCGCACCCAGCGGCGCGGCGGGCGCGGCATCAAGGGCATGGAGACGCGCGAGCAGGATGTGGTGCGCCATATCCTGGGCTGCAGCACCATGGACGACCTGCTGTTCTTCACCGACCGTGGCAAGGTCTACCAGCTGAAGGCCCACGAGGTGCCCGACGCCGGGCGCACCGCCAAGGGCCTGCCGCTGGTCAACCTGATCTCGCTAGAGCCGGGCGAGCAGGTCACATCCATGCTGGCCGTCTCGAACTTTGATGATGGCGAGTATCTGGTGATGGCCACCGTCAAGGGCAAGATCAAGCGCACGCTGCTGAAGGAGTACAGCCAGGTGCGCTCGAACGGCCTGATCGCGATCGGCCTAGAGGATGGCGACCTGCTGGGCTGGGTGGCCATGTCGCAGGGCAACGAGGACATCCTGATCACCACGGTGAAGGGCCAGACCATCCGATTCACCCAGGAGCAGGTGCGCCCGATGGGACGCCCGGCCAGCGGCGTGATCGGCGTCAACCTGTCCGATGGCGACCGCTGTGTGGACATGGGCCTGGTGCAGCCCGGCGCGGCCCTGCTGGTGGTTACGGCCAACGGCTTCGGCAAGCGCACCCTGCTGGATGAGTACCCGGCCAAGGGCCGCGCCACCGGCGGCGTGATCACGATCAAGCTGCGCCCCGGCGACGAGGTGGCCGCCGCCCGCGTGGTGACGGACGACTCGCTGCTGACGTTTATCTCGGCCAGCGGGATCGTGATGCGCACCACGGTGGATGGCATCTCGACGCTGGGTCGGCTGACGCAGGGCGTCACCATCGTGAACCTGCGCGGCAGTGACCGCGTGGCCTCGCTCTCGGTCGAGGCCGCTGGCGAGGACGAGGTGCCGAGCCAGAACGTGCTGATCTCGATGGATGGCGATGGCCTGATCTAG
- a CDS encoding FHA domain-containing protein: MPYCPKCGVDNPAAARFCDQCGAALIPVPAPAVSAPAYIPPAPPVVAPPVAAPPVAAPPPRPAAAPSSLGGAVQCAQCGASALPGEAFCDNCGAPLQAGTPAPSVGVGVAPQVAYPAPVAAAPTPAYTPPTPAAPAGRTALAPARLVLKSGAALPLPAAGQAVLGRADAVSNFTPDVDLAAHGAIDSGVGRRHARIFIQQGQVMLEDLDSTNGTFLNGNRLKPRQAMPIRDQDTLQLGSLALQFCF; encoded by the coding sequence GTGCCATACTGCCCAAAATGTGGGGTCGATAACCCCGCCGCCGCCCGCTTCTGCGATCAGTGCGGTGCTGCGCTCATCCCGGTGCCCGCGCCCGCCGTGTCGGCCCCGGCCTATATTCCCCCCGCCCCGCCGGTGGTGGCTCCGCCGGTGGCGGCCCCACCTGTGGCGGCCCCGCCGCCCCGCCCCGCTGCCGCCCCATCCAGCCTGGGTGGCGCGGTGCAGTGCGCGCAGTGTGGGGCCAGCGCGCTGCCTGGCGAGGCCTTCTGCGACAACTGCGGTGCGCCGCTGCAGGCTGGCACGCCCGCGCCCAGCGTCGGCGTAGGGGTAGCGCCCCAGGTGGCCTACCCCGCGCCCGTGGCCGCCGCGCCCACGCCCGCCTACACCCCGCCCACGCCTGCGGCCCCCGCCGGGCGCACCGCGCTTGCGCCCGCGCGGCTAGTGCTGAAGAGCGGCGCGGCGCTGCCGCTACCCGCCGCAGGCCAGGCGGTGCTGGGCCGCGCCGACGCAGTGAGCAACTTCACCCCGGATGTCGATCTTGCGGCCCATGGCGCGATCGATTCGGGCGTTGGGCGTCGGCATGCCCGAATCTTTATTCAGCAGGGTCAGGTGATGCTTGAAGACCTCGATAGTACGAATGGCACGTTTTTGAATGGCAATAGGCTTAAACCACGTCAGGCAATGCCCATCCGCGATCAGGATACGCTACAATTAGGCAGCTTAGCATTGCAATTCTGTTTTTAG
- a CDS encoding gamma-glutamyl-gamma-aminobutyrate hydrolase family protein — translation MPTHPIIGVPASTSPEPWYSPSYTLPSSYLRAIEAAGAVPLLIQPTAAQATLATLLAQCDGLLLAGGEDIHPHHYRAAPHPALDLTNAARDEAELQITRHALQRGMPIFGICRGQQLLNVAMGGTLYQDLPSERPSFIDHAFGDARRDFRALSHGITLSEDSWLAEVLGVSELAVNSLHHQAIRDLAPGLRAVAHAVDGVVEAVEGEGDAFVAAVQCHPELLWEDTDSRWSAVFAAFVAHCRNQERAR, via the coding sequence ATGCCAACACATCCGATCATCGGCGTGCCCGCATCCACATCGCCCGAGCCCTGGTACTCGCCATCCTACACGCTGCCATCCAGCTATCTGCGCGCCATCGAGGCGGCGGGCGCCGTGCCGCTGCTCATCCAGCCCACAGCGGCCCAGGCCACCCTGGCCACGCTGCTGGCCCAGTGCGACGGCCTGCTGCTGGCGGGCGGCGAGGACATCCACCCCCACCACTACCGCGCCGCCCCCCACCCTGCGCTCGATCTGACCAACGCCGCCCGCGACGAGGCCGAGCTGCAGATCACCCGCCACGCGCTCCAGCGCGGCATGCCGATCTTCGGCATCTGCCGGGGCCAGCAGCTGCTGAACGTGGCCATGGGCGGCACGCTCTACCAAGACCTGCCCAGCGAGCGCCCGTCGTTCATCGACCACGCGTTTGGCGATGCCCGCCGCGACTTCCGCGCGCTCTCGCACGGCATCACGCTATCCGAGGACTCGTGGCTGGCCGAGGTGCTGGGCGTCAGCGAGCTGGCGGTCAACAGCCTGCACCACCAGGCCATCCGCGACCTTGCGCCGGGGCTGCGTGCGGTGGCCCACGCGGTGGATGGCGTGGTGGAGGCCGTAGAGGGCGAGGGCGATGCCTTTGTAGCGGCGGTGCAGTGCCACCCCGAGCTGCTGTGGGAGGACACCGACTCGCGCTGGTCGGCGGTGTTCGCGGCGTTCGTGGCACATTGCCGCAACCAGGAGCGTGCGCGCTAG
- a CDS encoding gamma-glutamyl-gamma-aminobutyrate hydrolase family protein, producing MKPVIGIPCSTIRPKEWYPRFHGHQETYIDAIVRAGGVPVLIPQIETADVLEQIYSMLDGLLLAGGADIDPARYGEQAIPEMGHIELRRDHVEITLTQRAVADGKPVLGICRGIQVLNVALGGSLYQDIPAQLGGSAHDLSAAKENWQYPAHQLELAEGSQLAELLGARSLVINSLHHQSVKDVAPGLRATGWAEDGVIEVVEGEGQVFLMGIQCHPEALQAEADPRWQAVFRRFVESCVAVEISH from the coding sequence ATGAAACCCGTGATCGGCATCCCGTGCAGCACCATCCGCCCGAAGGAGTGGTACCCCAGATTCCACGGCCACCAGGAAACCTACATCGACGCGATCGTGCGCGCTGGCGGCGTGCCGGTGCTCATCCCCCAGATCGAGACCGCCGATGTGCTTGAGCAGATCTACAGCATGCTCGACGGCCTGCTGCTGGCGGGCGGCGCGGACATCGACCCGGCGCGCTACGGCGAGCAAGCCATCCCCGAGATGGGCCATATCGAGCTGCGCCGCGACCATGTGGAGATCACCCTAACCCAGCGCGCGGTGGCCGATGGCAAGCCGGTGCTGGGCATCTGCCGGGGCATCCAGGTGCTGAATGTGGCGCTCGGCGGCTCGCTCTACCAGGACATCCCCGCGCAGCTGGGCGGCAGCGCGCACGATCTCTCGGCGGCCAAGGAAAACTGGCAGTATCCCGCCCACCAGCTGGAGCTGGCCGAAGGCTCGCAGCTGGCCGAGCTGCTGGGCGCGCGGTCGCTGGTGATCAACTCGCTGCACCACCAGTCGGTGAAGGATGTTGCGCCGGGGCTGCGCGCCACCGGCTGGGCCGAGGATGGCGTGATCGAGGTGGTGGAGGGCGAGGGCCAGGTGTTCCTGATGGGCATCCAGTGCCACCCCGAGGCCCTGCAGGCCGAGGCCGACCCGCGCTGGCAGGCAGTGTTCCGCCGCTTTGTCGAGAGCTGCGTGGCCGTCGAGATCTCGCACTAG
- a CDS encoding response regulator transcription factor, producing the protein MRLIRKTSERRNEEAPASRRVLVADDDPSIATLVQVTLKDPRYEVVPARNGLEALKLFEKGGFDIVILDVMMPYVDGFEACQRIRERSDVPIVMLTSRDGTEDIVHGFELGADEYITKPFKTAELIARVEAILRRVEGYKHRSAPSVVRVGELEIDEPRHRVVVRGQDVNLTPMEFELLYFLAANATQVFDRETLFREVWGYDYVGETNLVDVCVRRLREKIESEPSKPRIIITVRGVGYKLSAS; encoded by the coding sequence ATGCGACTGATCCGAAAAACCTCTGAGCGCCGCAACGAGGAGGCCCCGGCCTCTCGGCGTGTGCTGGTAGCCGACGACGACCCCTCGATCGCGACCCTGGTGCAGGTCACGCTCAAAGACCCGCGCTACGAGGTGGTGCCCGCCCGCAACGGACTAGAGGCGCTGAAGCTGTTCGAGAAGGGCGGCTTCGACATCGTCATCCTGGATGTGATGATGCCCTATGTCGATGGCTTTGAGGCCTGCCAGCGCATCCGCGAGCGCTCCGATGTGCCGATCGTGATGCTTACCTCGCGCGACGGCACCGAGGACATCGTCCACGGCTTCGAGCTGGGGGCCGACGAGTACATCACCAAGCCCTTCAAGACCGCCGAGCTGATCGCCCGCGTCGAGGCCATCCTGCGCCGCGTGGAGGGCTACAAGCACCGCAGCGCGCCCTCGGTGGTGCGCGTGGGCGAGCTAGAGATCGACGAGCCGCGCCACCGCGTGGTGGTGCGCGGCCAGGATGTGAACCTCACTCCTATGGAGTTCGAGCTGCTCTACTTCCTGGCGGCAAACGCAACCCAGGTCTTCGACCGCGAGACGCTGTTTCGCGAGGTGTGGGGCTACGACTACGTGGGCGAGACCAATCTGGTCGATGTCTGCGTGCGCCGCCTGCGCGAGAAGATCGAGTCCGAGCCTTCGAAACCGCGCATTATCATCACAGTTCGCGGCGTAGGATATAAATTATCGGCTAGCTGA
- a CDS encoding diguanylate cyclase: protein MAIDNTHSALAAATVLTADHQTGLPTLIRLCADLGEQMRQAMTLTLIVCVIDGLPPEVRDAPPPATLGALVRLLSQVASATPGARLYRTAYDSLALLLPGAARADALQIAEQARLSAASLGFTATLAVGCYPEHAADAETLIAVCEAQIHGNAGEHNRVYSAQPMGSLPPATSRLASLLVARLGTLAELGAQLRATEQQAFHDPVTGLPNARSMEQMLARQIERCAHSHTPLGVLLIDGDNLKDYNTRYGYSAGNEWIRSIARTLSANIRPGDFVARWMMGDEFVVLLPDTGREESREIADRLRLAVEDAGTTSAYPGTISIGVVSIDEHTPPDTLLEQARNALIDAKDRGKNQITML from the coding sequence ATGGCTATCGATAACACACACTCTGCATTAGCAGCGGCCACCGTCTTGACCGCCGATCACCAGACTGGCCTGCCCACCCTGATCCGGCTCTGCGCCGACCTGGGCGAGCAGATGCGGCAAGCGATGACGCTGACGCTGATTGTATGTGTGATAGATGGCCTGCCGCCCGAGGTTCGCGACGCGCCACCGCCCGCCACGCTGGGCGCGCTGGTGCGGCTGCTGTCGCAGGTCGCATCGGCCACGCCTGGCGCGCGGCTCTACCGCACCGCCTACGACTCGCTGGCGCTGCTGCTGCCGGGCGCTGCCCGCGCCGATGCGCTGCAGATCGCCGAGCAGGCGCGGCTGTCGGCGGCCTCGCTAGGGTTCACGGCCACGCTGGCGGTGGGCTGCTACCCCGAGCACGCCGCCGACGCCGAGACCCTGATCGCGGTGTGCGAGGCCCAGATCCACGGCAACGCAGGCGAGCACAACCGCGTCTACAGCGCCCAGCCCATGGGCTCGCTGCCGCCCGCCACCTCGCGACTGGCCAGCCTGCTGGTGGCCCGCCTGGGCACCCTGGCCGAGCTGGGCGCGCAGCTGCGCGCCACCGAGCAGCAGGCCTTCCACGACCCGGTGACGGGCCTTCCCAACGCCCGCTCGATGGAGCAGATGCTGGCGCGCCAGATCGAGCGCTGCGCCCACAGCCACACGCCGCTGGGCGTGCTGCTGATCGATGGCGACAACCTGAAGGATTACAACACCCGCTACGGCTACAGTGCCGGAAACGAGTGGATCCGCAGCATCGCCCGCACGCTGTCGGCCAACATCCGCCCCGGCGACTTCGTGGCCCGCTGGATGATGGGCGACGAGTTCGTGGTGCTGCTGCCCGACACGGGCCGCGAGGAGTCGCGCGAGATCGCCGACCGCCTGCGCCTGGCAGTGGAGGACGCTGGCACCACCAGCGCCTACCCTGGCACGATCTCGATCGGCGTGGTCAGTATCGACGAGCACACCCCCCCCGACACCCTGCTGGAGCAGGCCCGCAACGCCCTGATCGACGCGAAAGATCGCGGCAAGAACCAGATCACCATGCTCTAG
- a CDS encoding thioredoxin family protein produces MFMRHLRAFFLTCATLLAACGQPAATPSSEASIVAVPAVSELVVGPNRLALGLIRQNSPVNDPQAKVHLRLYDRADTSASVKIEQDAAYYGEGLPAGIYVAYPTFDRAGEWDVVVDTQLSGQSQPTSSRFRVNVLEKNAVPNAGDRAISVKTPTVADTPLDHLSSGGSQNPALYQISLDAALASGKPTAVLFATPAYCRTAMCGPNVKVLGELQQKLGDKINFIHVEVYRYPFDTSFKALADAASAAMKANRNMTAEEAAAGFSDGMMAWGLQTEPWLFLIGKDGVIKARYEGGITVEELTPALEKL; encoded by the coding sequence ATGTTTATGCGTCATCTGCGCGCCTTTTTTTTGACATGTGCCACGCTGCTCGCCGCCTGCGGCCAGCCTGCGGCCACGCCTAGCAGCGAAGCCTCGATCGTGGCGGTGCCTGCGGTCTCTGAGCTGGTGGTCGGGCCGAACCGCCTGGCGCTCGGCCTCATCCGCCAGAACTCGCCAGTGAACGACCCGCAGGCCAAGGTGCACCTGCGGCTCTACGATCGCGCCGACACCTCGGCCTCGGTGAAGATCGAGCAGGATGCCGCCTACTACGGCGAGGGGCTGCCAGCCGGGATCTATGTGGCCTACCCCACGTTCGACCGCGCGGGCGAGTGGGATGTGGTGGTGGACACGCAGCTGAGCGGCCAGAGCCAGCCGACCAGCAGCCGCTTCCGCGTGAATGTGCTGGAGAAGAACGCGGTGCCGAACGCGGGCGACCGCGCCATCTCGGTCAAGACGCCCACCGTGGCCGACACGCCGCTCGACCATCTCTCCTCGGGCGGCAGCCAGAATCCGGCGCTCTACCAGATCAGCCTGGATGCGGCGCTGGCCTCGGGCAAGCCCACCGCAGTGCTGTTTGCCACCCCGGCCTACTGCCGCACCGCCATGTGCGGGCCGAACGTGAAGGTGCTGGGCGAGCTGCAGCAGAAGCTTGGCGACAAGATTAACTTCATCCATGTGGAGGTGTACCGCTACCCCTTCGACACGTCGTTCAAGGCGCTTGCCGATGCGGCGAGCGCGGCCATGAAGGCCAACCGCAACATGACGGCGGAGGAGGCGGCTGCGGGGTTCTCGGATGGGATGATGGCCTGGGGGCTGCAGACCGAGCCGTGGCTGTTCCTGATCGGCAAGGATGGGGTGATCAAGGCGCGCTATGAGGGCGGGATCACGGTGGAGGAGCTGACCCCGGCGCTGGAGAAGCTCTAG
- a CDS encoding uracil phosphoribosyltransferase codes for MTENLFVSKHPLVQHKLTLLRRAQTEPKKFRELVQELTRFLLYEATLGIGLESIEIETPLATTEGKRNASRIGFFPILRAGLGMVEPAIEMIPTAHVWHLGLYRDHETLEPVTYYNKLPPHLDVDQCIILDPMLATGGSAVAAVEILKRWGATNIRFLGLIAAPEGVKVLADAHPDVPIHLAALDSHLNEKGYIVPGLGDAGDRQFGTS; via the coding sequence ATGACGGAAAACCTGTTTGTCTCGAAGCACCCGCTGGTGCAGCACAAGCTCACCCTGCTGCGGCGGGCGCAGACCGAGCCGAAGAAGTTTCGCGAGCTGGTGCAAGAGCTGACGCGATTTCTTCTGTACGAGGCGACCCTCGGCATCGGCCTCGAGTCGATCGAGATCGAGACGCCGCTGGCCACCACCGAGGGCAAGCGCAACGCCTCGCGCATCGGCTTCTTCCCCATCCTCCGCGCTGGCCTGGGCATGGTCGAGCCGGCCATCGAGATGATCCCCACCGCCCACGTGTGGCACCTCGGCCTCTACCGCGACCACGAGACGCTTGAGCCGGTCACCTACTACAACAAGCTGCCCCCGCATCTGGATGTCGACCAGTGCATCATCCTCGACCCCATGCTGGCCACCGGCGGCTCGGCGGTGGCGGCGGTGGAGATCCTGAAGCGCTGGGGGGCCACCAACATCCGCTTCCTGGGCCTGATCGCCGCGCCCGAGGGCGTGAAGGTGCTGGCCGACGCCCACCCGGATGTGCCCATCCACCTGGCCGCGCTCGACTCGCACCTGAATGAGAAGGGCTATATCGTGCCTGGCCTGGGCGACGCGGGCGACCGCCAGTTCGGCACAAGCTAG
- a CDS encoding metallophosphoesterase has protein sequence MIWTISDLHLSIAKPKPMDIFGDRWKNHPERIAAAWRATIQPEDTVLIAGDISWAMKINEALLDLAWVDALPGKKVMIRGNHDYWCPRSVGAVRRHAPPSIALIGGEAVDIGEAVVCGTRGWVTPGTPGFSPKTDQSIYERELRLLDRALEQARALAQGQKPIIVMIHYPPYNEHKPTEFAQRINASGASACIYGHLHRPYDWGQAKQGCSDEGVFYQLTSCDYLGFRPVGVRGLSRES, from the coding sequence ATGATCTGGACAATATCTGATCTTCATCTTTCGATAGCGAAACCAAAGCCAATGGATATCTTTGGCGATCGCTGGAAAAATCACCCCGAGCGGATCGCCGCAGCTTGGCGCGCGACTATCCAGCCGGAGGATACCGTGCTGATCGCTGGCGATATCTCATGGGCAATGAAAATAAACGAGGCGCTGCTCGATCTTGCGTGGGTTGACGCGCTGCCTGGGAAGAAAGTCATGATCCGGGGCAACCACGACTACTGGTGCCCCCGCAGCGTTGGCGCGGTGCGTCGGCACGCGCCGCCCTCGATCGCGCTGATCGGCGGCGAGGCGGTGGACATCGGCGAGGCGGTGGTATGCGGCACGCGCGGCTGGGTGACGCCGGGCACGCCGGGCTTCAGCCCGAAGACCGACCAGTCGATCTACGAGCGCGAGCTGCGCCTGCTGGATCGCGCGCTGGAGCAGGCGCGGGCGCTGGCCCAGGGCCAGAAGCCGATCATCGTGATGATCCACTACCCGCCCTACAACGAGCACAAGCCCACCGAGTTTGCCCAGCGGATCAATGCCAGCGGGGCCTCCGCATGTATTTACGGGCATCTTCATCGCCCCTATGACTGGGGCCAGGCAAAACAGGGCTGCAGCGATGAAGGGGTGTTCTACCAGCTGACATCGTGCGACTATCTTGGGTTTCGCCCGGTTGGCGTGCGTGGTCTCTCGCGTGAATCGTAA